A genome region from Streptomyces xanthophaeus includes the following:
- a CDS encoding membrane protein, giving the protein MIETLVWIALALGVIGVYLSWTAGRLDRLHSRMDAARAALDAQLVRRASVVLEVATSGVLDPASSLVLYEAAHAARQAEEDHREVAESELSQALRAVFADADQVDVLKAAPGGAEATEELAAAVRRVPMARRFLNDSVRAARALRRHRKVRWFRLAGHAPFPLAFEMDDEPPVDLADRPT; this is encoded by the coding sequence GTGATCGAAACCCTTGTCTGGATCGCCCTGGCTCTCGGAGTCATCGGGGTCTACCTCAGCTGGACCGCCGGCCGGCTCGACCGGCTGCACTCGCGGATGGACGCAGCGCGGGCCGCGCTCGACGCGCAGCTCGTACGCCGGGCCTCCGTCGTGCTGGAGGTGGCCACCTCCGGGGTGCTCGACCCCGCCTCCTCCCTGGTGCTCTACGAGGCCGCGCACGCCGCCCGGCAGGCCGAGGAGGACCACCGTGAGGTGGCCGAGAGCGAGCTGAGCCAGGCGCTGCGGGCGGTCTTCGCCGATGCCGACCAGGTCGACGTGCTCAAGGCGGCCCCCGGCGGGGCGGAGGCCACGGAGGAGCTGGCGGCGGCCGTCCGCCGGGTACCGATGGCGCGGCGCTTCCTCAACGACTCGGTCCGGGCCGCCCGCGCGCTGCGCAGGCATCGCAAGGTCCGCTGGTTCAGACTGGCCGGGCACGCGCCGTTCCCGCTCGCCTTCGAAATGGACGACGAGCCTCCGGTGGATCTTGCGGATCGGCCGACTTAG